GACAGTCATGAATTTTGGTACAACAATATCGAcactcccgtctcaggtcctgagtcctccagagttggagtgtacctggatcacagtgcaggtattctgtccttctacagcgtctctgaaaccatgactctcctccacagagtccagaccacattcactcagcctctctatgctggactttATCCTGAAACCACTGCTGAGTTGTGTAaactcaaatagacagaagtcatttcagggaCAGTAggttaaattctgtgtttgaatcGTTAAACttattttgtcttcatgtttgttgctgagagctgattgttgtggcaTTTCTCCACTACACAgagatcacctgtcaatcaaacattatGGGCGGGACTTTGACATcttctcatttgtctttctgTAAATCTTTGAGATCTTTAGGTGgtgctccttcctgtgtctgttcagccgTGGAAACTGTCATTTCTCTGCATGAAAGTGTAAACGTCTCTGTGCTCTAAAtgtttgttgaatgtttgttttgatgtatttgtatgttgttgtttgagagaaagcagcagagcttccTTCATCGTAGATATTTAGTTGTCACCTTCTTGTACATTTGTAAAGAAATTTATATCACATTTACACTCGTTTGTTTGGCAGaccaaatgttgttgttgtccaaaTTGACTTACAGATAAGGGACCATTCAACTGTAAATATCATGATCATAATCAATAAGCAGCTCAGTCATTAGTTTCTTGTACATAGCTGAGATTCTGCTCAAACAAACTgactgtgtggatgaagtgaatctgTACATGAAATCACTGAACAAGAGTCATTCaacagactttactgatgggatgtgtgaacaaactgaagctttataaaatgaataaacaaacatgaacaaagtgTTTTCTGCTTGTCTTCATTCCAGGGTATCATACAAAGCTGATGGAGAAAACAGCACTGTCACCTCACAGCGAGACGATCCTGGGTTGTAAAGTTTGAATCCAAATTTGATTCAAACTTGTTGTGACTCATGTTGTCCAGGTTGTCATCTGTCAGTCCAAAAGTACAACTAAAACAGTCATGATTAGAGCTCCTGGCAACTGTGATTGATTTATTGCACCATCACAGGTAAAGTCACTCCACCTTTTCTAGCACACAAGTACTTTAGGAATGATTTTCATAATCATGATGACATTTGTATGAATTCAGTTCAGTCAAAATCAACATCACTTCTAAAAGCAACATGTTCAGTCTCATTTTAAGTCATCGGGACACAATCATTTATGGTCGGTGGAAATTAATGTTGTTCCTGATTCAACCAGTGAGTGACTCAACTTTTACAACAAATGGAAAATGTCGTAAAATCACTAAATGAATGTGTGATTCTTTACATTTGATTACAAGTCGTATATACAAGTATACGTTGTTTCACCAGAATTcaagaaatcagatttttttttttaatttcttttgttcATTGTTTGGGAGTTATTTTAATCTCTGTGtagtcaggttattggtagtttgctttgaTACACGGCTCATTTGACattagttgaattatgcttcacacagactcagggtctttgcaaGGTGAGCACCActattgtttctttgtttttccagacacacacacacacacacacctgtatgtagtacatgttagttagattgtgtgttttcatctttgtgttaaataaaagacttctgaaccttcatgctgtctatttaatagagtacaagagtgaatgttgccaacctctactctgtcaaggactccaaaatccttcgaccattacgagctgttatggtaatactggttgtagttattaagttaattattaatcagagttacaaactgacagtttagtacctttttctgagactgatttggtggattggctatcttttcccttcttcaaggatggtgccccgaggtgatctaatgaaaattggatcttattatttatcataattaataattattccTGATAATAATGAATTATTATTGATCGCCAAATTTAACCCcaaactccctattaatgttgaAGCACAAcatatggtgccccgtgtgaggcagTGTACTGTTGGCAAACATTCATGTGCAATATTAATTTCACCATAATTTGGCGAGTGCAAAAATTTGAGGTTCACATCTTGAAAACTTGAGccaaaagttttaaaatttaaCCCCACTACTCTACTACAGGAGTAGACGTTGATTTGTACTTACAAACAATTGCAGTGTGGTGAGAATTGATTTATCAATCAAATGTATAACCCATTTAATTAACCAAACTCTTTTAGGTTATTAACTGCCACTTTGAGCCTTTGCTATTGCTGCTATCAATTCAAGTGCTCCTTGTGTCAATCACAGCATGCCACAGGCCCTGTGATACATAGAAGTTTATATCTGGCTGTTTCTGCCTTGCATTTCAGCCTGAGTAAGAAGTAGAGCCGGAGATATAGCGACAGCATGCTGCCAGCCCTGTGAACAGAAGTTTTGTACTTTAGCCGTTACTACCACGTGTTTCAGCCCAAGTCAACGTTAAGAGACAATCCTCTGACTGTTACTGCCCTGCATTCCAGTTAGTGCATGTTGAAAGTTCGGAAGGGCAAAGTTACACTTGTaaaactgtgtttgtctttattgGCCCCAATCTGTATGCCTACAAGAGCCACTAGATTGTGCCATAGCCACCCTTCCTCCACAGGAAGCTACCCTCTATAGTGTAGGTCATAACACAGTATGGTTCGGCTAGTGTACTCCTCCCAAGCTACACTACAGACTGTCTGCCAAAGCAGCACCATAGCCAACCATACTGATTGTTGTTTAGACAACTTGTTTAACAATGGATGACCCCTGTGTAGAGCGATTTATATCTTCCATGGCACAGAGTGTAAAACCTGGCTGCCCTGAAGTCATTAGCAGGTTAAATCTCAGTGAGTGCAATGAAGCTATAGAGTCCCTACTTAAGGACCGGTGTGATGTGCAGACCACATCCACAGGCCAGTTGTTAAGATGTTTGCTTCTGATCTTCCACAGGCAAACCAGCCTTGCTGTTCTGAGCAAAACAGCCCTAGAACAGGAGGTAAAACTTCTTAGAGCGCATAATTCTAGTGTCCTCCATTAAGTTCAGATGGCTAATAAGAAAGCCAGCGCTATTTAGATTACCTGCACTCAGCAGAGTTAGATCTTTGCTCACACAAGGAGGAGTTGTTAAGGCTTAGGTCAGAATGTATTTCCCCACCACAGTCGTTCAGCCAATGTGATTCTGGTTACTCTGATTCACACTCCTCCCTTGATGGAAGGTTAACTCCCTCTCCACTCAGAAGATGTGAACAATTCCCAATTGAAGTCCTTGGGAATGAAGTCAGTTCCTCAACCtccactgagagacagagataacAGTTACATGACTTCCCATCTTTCTGAAACGGACAGTGAAGTCACAGGTAGTTGAATGCCCAGAAGATATTCTACCCACTGTTCCCAGTCTCTGATGCATGACGCCTTCATCAGTGCCCATCCCTCTGAAAGGGGGACCAGATCACCCCAGGAGTGCCCCGCCTCCTCTCTACACCTCCATGAGAGTGATAACAGCTGTCCTGCCCCTGCCTCTCAGCTAGGTGATCTAATGAAAATTGGATCTTataatttatcataattaattaTTATCCCTGAAAATaactaattattattgatagccaaatttaacacagaactccctattaatgttgaAGTACAACACATGATTAACTGGAGAATTCaatgtcagaaaacatttcagtgagTTCTGGATGTTGAAAAGCTGACTCTAACACTggtattattaatttttttaaagccaGCAATGCAGTTCAAACAGATCCTTATGAGctcaaaaatacagaaataaactgTTGGATAACTGTCTCAGAGAATGAATGGACTTAAAACTCCAGTGTTTAATTCATGTGTCTTTCATGTTCTGTATTTGAATGAATATAATCAGTAAAAAGGTCGATTAAACTGAATAACAGGATGActctgtaatgttgaaaactgaGGAGCCGTCTCCAAACCCTCTGACTCTAAGAAGACTTTACCTCCTAACAGCTGAAGTGACCAgtgtttaaaatgagaaatgagcTCTATTGTAAACAAGTGTTCAACACACGATGTCTCTCTCCACCCCGCTCCTCTTCCTGGAATGGATCGAAGCGTAATGacccctccctcttcttcctgctctcaaACACAGCGAGCTCCACTCTGTGCAACTGTTTCCTCATTCACTCCCCTTCAGATCTACAGCTCAAGGATGGGTGTGACCAACATGAAGTGCAATGCAGGAGCAGACAGGCACACATCACTGAagcaacacacactgttcagatcagagctcaaACTGGTTTCagttatcaggaagtgaaactcAGGCAGTTGTTGgcactgagaggtgaaatggcaGAGAAAGGAGTTCAGCTGGACCGGGAAACTATCTCTTGTTCAATCTGtctggatctactgaaggatccggtgactattccctgtggacacagctactgcatgaacTGTATTAAAAGCTTCTGGGACGGAGAAGATGAGAAGGAAATCCACAGTTGCCCTCAGTGTAGACAGaccttcacaccgaggcctgccCTGGTTAAAAACGCTATGTTAGCagatttagtggaggagctgaagaagactggactccaagctgctcctgctgatcactgctatgctgtacctgaagatgtggcctgtgatgtctgcactgggagaaTACTGAAAGCCCTCAAgtcctgtctggtctgtctggtcAGTCTGGTCTGTCTGGTGTGTCTGGGCTCTTACTGTGCgaaacacctccagcctcattatGATGTGGCTCAGTTACTGAatcacaagctggtggagcccaCCACCAAGCTCCAGGACAATATCTGCTCTCGTCataatgaggtgatgaagatgttctgccgtactgatcagcagtgtatctgttatctctgctctgtggaggaacataaaggccacgacatagtgtcagcagcagcagagaggactgagaggcagagagagctcgaggtgagtcgacaaaacatccagcagagaatccaggacagagaggaagatgtgaaggtgcttcaacaggaggtggaggccatcaatcactctgctgataaaacagtggaggacagtgagaagatcttcaccaagctgatccgtctcatggagaaaagacgctctgatgtgaagcagcaggtcagatcccagcaggaaactgaagtgagtcgagtcaaagagcttcaggagaagctggagcaggagatcactgaactgaagaggaaagacgctgagctgaacaagctctcacacacagaggatcacaaccagtttctacacaactacccctcactgtcagcactcagtgagtctacacactcatccagcatcaatatccgtcctctgagatactttgaggatgtgacagcagctgtgtcagaggtcagagacaaactacaggatGTTCTGAAGGAGACGTGGACAAACATCTtactgacagtgactgaagtggatgttgTACTGTCTCAACCAGAGCCCAAGACCAGAGCTGGATTCTTAAGATATTCAcgtgaaatcacactggatccaaacacagcaaacacacgtctgttattatctgaggggaacagaaagTCAACAAGAATGGAAGTTAAACAGTCTTATCctagtcacccagacagattcaccTCATGgtctcaggtcctgagtagagagagtctgactggacgttgttactgggaggtggagtggagagggggAGCAGTTGAtgtagcagtcgcatacaagaatatcagcagagcagggaggTCAGATCAAAGTTCATTTGGACGGAATGACAAATCATGGGCATTAAATTGTAAGACAAACAGTTATAACTTTTGGTACAACAATATCAAcactcccgtctcaggtcctctgtcctccagagttggagtgtacctggatcacagtgcaggtattctgtccttctacagcatCTCTGAAACcatgactctcctccacagagtccagatcacattcactcagcctctctatgctggactttGGCTTTATCCTGAAACCACTGCTGAGTTGTGTAaactcaaatagacagaagtTATTTCAGGGACAGTGGATTAAACTCTGTGTTTGAATCCTTAAACttattttgtcttcatgtttgttgctgagagctgattgttgtggcatttcttcacttcacagagatcacctgtcaatcaaacattatGGGCAGGACTTTGACATCTTCTCACTTgtctttctgtaaatgtttgagtttctttaggcggcgctccttcctgtgtctgttcagccgTGGAGGCTCTCACTGCTCATGATGACTTTTGTTTAGCTGAACTGACATTTCTCTGCATGAAAGTGTAAACGTCTCTGTGCTCGAAAtgtttgttgaatgtttgttttgatgcatttgtatgttgttgtttgagagaaagcagcagagcttccTTCATCGTAGATATTTAGTTGTCACCTTCTTGTACATTTGTAAAGAAATctaaaatcacatttacatttatttgtttggcagaacaaatgttgttgttgttgtccaaaTCAACTTACAAATAAGAGACTATTAAACTGTAATTATCATGATCATAATCAATAAGAAGATCATTCATTAGTTTCTTGTACGTAGCTGAGATTCTGCTCAAACAAACTgactgtgtggatgaagtgaatctgTACATGAAATCTCACATTCCCAAATCCTTTTAACAACCTGAGAGCTGATGTGAATAATATTTGTAAAGTGGAATCTCTTCTCTCCCATCTTTCCCATgtgacctgaatgcagcatcagcGTTACAGGCTGTGACTCCtgtgaacaaactgacacagtgtgacatcacacacatttaaatgtgtctttactgaTGTTGTGTGAAGCTGCCAAAGGCTCAGTGAAGTTTGTACATGTCTTCCTGCAgtgaacatcacagcagctCAACAACTGACATGTGAAAACTGATGCACAACACAAGAGGGCGCCTTCATCCTGCCGACCAGGGATGTGGTGGAGGTTAAAGCTCCTCAGCTCAGTTTGTCTACATGTTTTACAGAAATAAACTGTTGGATAACTGTCTCACAGAATAAATGGACTTAAAACTCCAGTGATTAATTCATCTGTCtttcatgttttgtatttgaatgAATATAATCAGTAAAAAGGTTGATTAAACTGAATAACAGGATGActctgtaatgttgaaaactggGGAGCCGTCTCCAAACCCTCTGACTCTAAGAAGACTTTACCTCCTAACAGCTGAAGTGACCAgtgtttaaaatgagaaatgagcTCTATTGTAAACAAGTGTTCAACACACGATGTCTCTCTCCACCCCGCTCCTCTTCCTGGAATGGATCGAAGCGTAATGacccctccctcttcttcctgctctcaaACACAGCGAGCTCCACTCTGTGCAACTGTTTCCTCATTCACTCCCCTTCAGATCTACAGCTCAAGGATGGGTGTGACCAACATGCAGCGCAGTGCAGGAGCAGACGGGCACAAATCACTGAagcaacacacactgttcagatcagagctcaaACCGGTTTCAGTTATCAGGAAGTAAAACTCAGGCAGTTGTTTgcactgagaggtgaaatggccGAGAAAGGAGTTCAGCTGGACCGGGAAACCTTCTCTTGTTCGATCTGtctggatctactgaaggatccggtgactattccctgtggacacagctactgcatgaacTGTATTAAAAGCTTCTGGGAAGgagaagatgagaagaaaatccacagctgccctcagtgtagACAGaccttcacaccgaggcctgccCTGGttaaaaacaccatgttagcagctttagtggaggagctgaagaagactggactccaagctgctcctgctgatcactgctacgctggacctgaagatgtgACCTGTGATTTCTGCACTGGGAGAAAACTGAAAGCCCTCAAgtcctgtctggtctgtctggtctCTTACTGCGAcaaacacctccagcctcattaCGATGTGGCTCAGTTAAAGAatcacaagctggtggagcccaCCACCAAGCTCCAGGACAATATCTGCTATCGTCataatgaggtgatgaagatgttctgccgtactgatcagcagtcaatctgttatctctgctctgtggatcaacataaaggccacgacacagtgacagctgcagcagagaggactgagaggcagagagagctcgaggtgagtcgacaaaacatccagcagagaatccaggacagagaggaagatgtgaaggtgcttcaacaggaggtggaggccatcaatcgCTCTGCCGATAGAACAGTGGaggacagtgagaagatcttcaccgagctgatccgtctcatggagaaaagacgctctgatgtgaagcagcaggtcagatcccagcaggaaactgaagtgagtcgagtcaaagagcttcaggagaagctggagcaggagatcactgagctgaagaggaaagacgctgagctgaacaagctctcacacacagaggatcacaaccagtttctacacaactacccctcactgtcagcactcagtgagtctgaacactcatccagcatcaatatccgtcctctgagctactttgaggatgtgacagcagctgtgtcagaggtcagagacaaactacaggacgtcctgaaggAGACGTGGagaaacatctcactgacagtgactgaagtggatgttttactgtctcaATCAGAGCCCGAGACCAGAGCTGgattcttaaaatattcacgtgaaatcacactggatccaaacacagcatacacagagctgttattatctgaggggaacagaaaagtAACAAGAATGGAAGATGAACAGTCTTATTctagtcacccagacagattcacttaCTGGGagcaggtcctgagtagagagagtctgactggacgttgttactgggaggtggagaggagaacggGAGAAGTTGACGTAGCAGTTGCCTACAAGAATAACAGCAGAGCAGGGGAATCAGAGGAATGTGGATTTGGATGTAATGACAAATCCTGGTCATTATATTGTGACAATGACAGTTATTACTTTTGGTACAACAACATCCAAACTCCCGTGTCAGGTCCTgagtcctccagagttggagtgtacctggatcacagtgcaggtgttctgtccttctacagcgtctctgaaaccatgactctcctccacagagtccagaccacattcactcagcctctctatgctggacttgGTCTTTATCATGGAGCCACTGCTGAGTTGTGTAaactcaaatagacagaagtcatttcagggaCAGTGGGTTAAACTCTGTGTTTGAATCCTTAAACttattttgtcttcatgtttgttgctgagagctgattgttgtggcatttcttcactgcacagagatcacctgtcaatcaaacattgTGGGCGGGACTTTGACATcttctcatttgtctttctgTAAATCTTTGAGTTTCTTTAGgcggcgctccttcctgtgtctgttcagccgTGGAGGCTCTCACTGCTCATGATGACTTTTGTTTAGCTGAACTGACATTTCTCTGCATGAAAGTGTAAACGTCTCTGTGCTCGAAAtgtttgttgaatgtttgttttgatgcatttgtatgttgttgtttgagagaaagcagcagagcttccTTCATCGTAGATATTTAGTTGTCACCTTCTTGTACATTTGTAAAGAAATctataatcacatttacatttatttgtttggcagaccaaatgttgttgttgttgtccaaaTCCATTTACAAATAAGAGACTATTAAACAGTAATTATCATGATCATAATCAATAAGCAGATCATTCATTAGTTTCTTGTACGTAGCTGAGATTCTGCTCAAACAAACTgactgtgtggatgaagtgaatctgTACATGAAATCACTGAACAAGAGTCGTTtaacagactttactgatgggatgtgtgaacaaactgaagctttataaaatgaataaacaaacatgaacaaagtgTTTTCTGCTCGTCTTCATTCCAGAGTATCATACAAAGCTGatgggagaaagaaaaacagtatgtttgcaaatgattgaattctgttttcattaacatttttacaaagcATTGAAAATTCATGCTGACTAGATTATAACCCGAGTGGCACCCTTTCACATTATAGTAAAGCATCCAACCAGTCTGTGAACATGGCAGGTaacagaaacagtaaaagatGTGTTTGTTATTTGCAGGAATTATATTGGCCTGTCAGGGAGAAAAGGACCGACGTAAGAAAGGAACGTACTGTTGCCAATAAGGGCAGGATTAAAGAGGCTACTGCAGTGTGGCTGAAGTGGCCAAGCCTATATTTTATATAAGTAAAAGCACCAATAACACTGATTACACATTATATTGGAAGTAAAAGTCGtacattcaaaatgttact
This portion of the Pagrus major chromosome 12, Pma_NU_1.0 genome encodes:
- the LOC141005724 gene encoding tripartite motif-containing protein 16-like; protein product: MAEKGVQLDRETFSCSICLDLLKDPVTIPCGHSYCMNCIKSFWEGEDEKKIHSCPQCRQTFTPRPALVKNTMLAALVEELKKTGLQAAPADHCYAGPEDVTCDFCTGRKLKALKSCLVCLVSYCDKHLQPHYDVAQLKNHKLVEPTTKLQDNICYRHNEVMKMFCRTDQQSICYLCSVDQHKGHDTVTAAAERTERQRELEVSRQNIQQRIQDREEDVKVLQQEVEAINRSADRTVEDSEKIFTELIRLMEKRRSDVKQQVRSQQETEVSRVKELQEKLEQEITELKRKDAELNKLSHTEDHNQFLHNYPSLSALSESEHSSSINIRPLSYFEDVTAAVSEVRDKLQDVLKETWRNISLTVTEVDVLLSQSEPETRAGFLKYSREITLDPNTAYTELLLSEGNRKVTRMEDEQSYSSHPDRFTYWEQVLSRESLTGRCYWEVERRTGEVDVAVAYKNNSRAGESEECGFGCNDKSWSLYCDNDSYYFWYNNIQTPVSGPESSRVGVYLDHSAGVLSFYSVSETMTLLHRVQTTFTQPLYAGLGLYHGATAELCKLK
- the LOC141005647 gene encoding uncharacterized protein, whose product is MAQKEVQLDRETISCSICLDLLKDPVTIPCGHSYCMNCIKDHWDREDEKEIHSCPQCRQTFTPRPALVKNTMLAVLVEELKKTGLQAAPADHCYAGPEDVACDFCTGRKLKALKSCLVCLVSYCEKHLQPHYDVSQLLNHKLVEPTTKLQDNICSRHNEVMKIFCQTDQQCICYLCSVDQHKDHDTVTAAAERTERQRELEVSRQNIQQRIQDREEDVKVLQQEVEAINRSADKTVEDSEKIFTELIRLMEKRRCDVKQQVRSQQETEVSRVKELQEKLEQEITELKRKDAELKKLSHTEDHNQFLHNYPSLSALSESTHSSSINIRPLSYFEDVTAAVSEVRDKLQDVLRETWTNILVTVTEVDVLLSQSEPKTRAGFLKYSREITLDPNTANTRLLLSEGDRKVTRMEDEQSYSSHPDRFTDWAQVLSRESLTGRCYWEVERRGGAVGVAVAYKNISRAGDSYESLFGCNAKSWSLDCNNDSHEFWYNNIDTPVSGPESSRVGVYLDHSAGILSFYSVSETMTLLHRVQTTFTQPLYAGLYPETTAELCKLKYLQLKDGCDQHEVQCRSRQAHITEATHTVQIRAQTGFSYQEVKLRQLLALRGEMAEKGVQLDRETISCSICLDLLKDPVTIPCGHSYCMNCIKSFWDGEDEKEIHSCPQCRQTFTPRPALVKNAMLADLVEELKKTGLQAAPADHCYAVPEDVACDVCTGRILKALKSCLVCLVSLVCLVCLGSYCAKHLQPHYDVAQLLNHKLVEPTTKLQDNICSRHNEVMKMFCRTDQQCICYLCSVEEHKGHDIVSAAAERTERQRELEVSRQNIQQRIQDREEDVKVLQQEVEAINHSADKTVEDSEKIFTKLIRLMEKRRSDVKQQVRSQQETEVSRVKELQEKLEQEITELKRKDAELNKLSHTEDHNQFLHNYPSLSALSESTHSSSINIRPLRYFEDVTAAVSEVRDKLQDVLKETWTNILLTVTEVDVVLSQPEPKTRAGFLRYSREITLDPNTANTRLLLSEGNRKSTRMEVKQSYPSHPDRFTSWSQVLSRESLTGRCYWEVEWRGGAVDVAVAYKNISRAGRSDQSSFGRNDKSWALNCKTNSYNFWYNNINTPVSGPLSSRVGVYLDHSAGILSFYSISETMTLLHRVQITFTQPLYAGLWLYPETTAELCKLK